A DNA window from Drosophila pseudoobscura strain MV-25-SWS-2005 chromosome 2, UCI_Dpse_MV25, whole genome shotgun sequence contains the following coding sequences:
- the l(3)07882 gene encoding nucleolar protein 14 homolog, protein MGAKNKRANADAVYAKKTVKSSNPFDSATAQSAKRQNPFDVHVNKEKFKILGRICKHDRGMPGVARSKALQKRTQTLGQQFAVKHKTNKFKDNRIGRHLSGDQLTESVMNARYLAEKMSQVRTSQKAQKFNLNDDELLTHRGQTLEEIEQYRDERSDDEELDDEALDADFTSAAHFGGDDNETSPHDRQVAIDEMIAEQKRRKNEIDKEKNEVYDLTEKLDANYKLLLPLVAKATKDEQEAKPPADGYDKLLKEMIFEPRGSVTDKLINPVELAKQEAERLEKLENERLRRMRAEGEEDPAASAQPKHRSADDLDDGYFVAGGEDDGDDTLAYDLDGNLGTHLNGKAPAKEASGDEDEEADGDDHGEEEESEDDSESEAENYSDLDESEAESETEEASAEPTKKKPKKEKPKAPATTEDSSIPFTIKMPKTYEDFTELLSRHAVAQQATIVERIIKCNDPKLDGVNRENVVKLYCFLLQYLKDLFEDASEQDIREHFQLLSRLMPHLYTLTQMNPERMSSALLDVIKEKFGDHRKNSKTYPTLDTLIYFKLVSNVYSTSDFRHPVATPTYVFMEHILSRARVRTRQDIAMGLFVVAIALEFGAQSKRFLPSVFNFLEGILYIAIPKRDADELVVTPPFDLEGPFSKLLALPATAESKALEQQKLQAADLVTHTITLDFKVRALDTALCLIQEALQMVGEHTGACYLASPFIPLLARLRLKPYPEHVHQHHREVSQLAKQLAEQKMKPVALAERKPKALRMLEPRFETVYDDKRRPKMSKEKEERAKLLHKIKREKKGAIREIRRDTAFVQELKLKQQLQSDKERHEKVKRIYQEASMQQGELNELARSKKRKK, encoded by the exons ATGGGTGCGAAGAACAAACGGGCCAACGCCGATGCGGTGTATGCCAAGAAGACGGTCAAGTCCAGCAATCCCTTCGACAGTGCCACAGCCCAATCGGCGAAGCGACAGAATCCATTCGATGTTCATGTGAATAAGGAGAAGTTCAAGATCTTGGGACGCATCTGCAAGCATGACCGGGGCATGCCAGGCGTGGCGCGCTCTAAGGCGCTGCAGAAGCGCACCCAGACGCTGGGCCAACAGTTCGCTGTGAAGCACAAGACGAACAAATTCAAGGATAACCGGATTGGCAGGCACCTGAGCGGCGACCAGCTGACGGAATCGGTGATGAATGCTCGCTACCTGGCCGAGAAGATGTCCCAAGTGCGTACGTCGCAGAAGGCCCAAAAGTTTAATCTCAACGACGACGAGCTGCTGACGCACAGGGGACAGACGCTGGAGGAGATTGAGCAGTACCGCGACGAGCGTTCCGACGACGAAGAGCTGGACGACGAGGCTCTGGATG CCGACTTTACATCTGCCGCCCATTTCGGTGGCGATGATAATGAGACCAGCCCGCATGATCGTCAGGTGGCCATCGACGAGATGATTGCCGAGCAGAAGCGTCGCAAGAACGAAATCGACAAGGAGAAGAATGAGGTATACGACCTCACGGAAAAACTAGATGCCAACtacaagctgctgctgccgctggtggcCAAGGCCACCAAGGATGAGCAGGAGGCAAAGCCCCCGGCGGATGGCTATGacaagctgctgaaggaaatGATATTCGAGCCGCGCGGCAGCGTCACAGACAAGCTGATCAATCCCGTCGAGCTGGCCAAGCAGGAGGCGGAGCGTCTCGAGAAGCTGGAGAACGAGCGATTGCGTCGCATGCGAGCGGAGGGCGAGGAGGACCCGGCGGCCAGTGCACAGCCCAAACATCGATCAGCGGATGACTTGGATGATGGATATTTTGTGGCCGGTGGGGaggacgacggcgacgacacCCTGGCCTACGATCTGGACGGCAATTTGGGCACGCACCTGAATGGCAAGGCGCCGGCAAAGGAGGCCAGCGGAGACGAAGATGAGGAGGCGGACGGTGATGATCATGGCGAAGAGGAGGAGTCGGAGGACGACAGTGAGTCTGAGGCGGAGAACTACAGTGATCTGGACGAGTCTGAGGCTGAATCCGAGACAGAGGAAGCCTCCGCTGAGCCCACCAAAAAGAagcccaaaaaagaaaagccgaAGGCACCGGCAACCACCGAGGACTCTAGCATACCCTTCACCATTAAAATGCCCAAGACCTACGAGGACTTCACGGAGCTGCTCTCCAGGCACGCTGTTGCCCAGCAGGCCACCATTGTGGAGCGGATCATCAAGTGCAATGACCCCAAGCTGGATGGCGTCAATCGCGAGAATGTGGTCAAGCTCTACTGCTTCCTGCTGCAGTACTTGAAGGATCTGTTTGAGGATGCCAGCGAGCAGGACATCCGGGAGCACTTCCAGCTACTCTCGCGCCTCATGCCCCACCTGTACACGCTCACCCAGATGAACCCCGAGCGCATGTCCAGCGCCCTGCTGGACGTGATCAAGGAGAAGTTCGGGGACCACCGGAAGAACAGCAAGACATATCCCACGCTGGACACACTCATCTACTTCAAGCTGGTCTCCAATGTGTATTCGACCTCCGACTTTCGCCATCCCGTGGCCACGCCCACGTACGTCTTCATGGAGCACATCCTGTCCAGGGCGCGGGTTCGAACGCGTCAGGACATTGCCATGGGCCTGTTTGTGGTGGCCATTGCCTTGGAATTCGGCGCCCAGTCGAAGCGTTTCCTGCCCTCCGTGTTCAACTTCCTCGAGGGCATCCTCTACATCGCGATACCCAAGCGAGACGCCGACGAACTGGTGGTAACGCCCCCCTTCGACCTGGAGGGACCCTTTAGCAAGCTGTTGGCCCTTCCGGCCACGGCAGAGAGCAAGGCGttggagcagcagaagctccAGGCCGCCGATCTGGTCACTCACACAATCACCCTGGACTTTAAGGTGCGCGCCCTGGACACAGCGCTGTGCCTGATCCAGGAGGCGTTGCAGATGGTGGGGGAACACACGGGTGCCTGCTATCTGGCCAGTCCGTTCATTCCCCTGCTCGCCCGCCTGCGCCTCAAGCCATATCCCGAGCATGTGCACCAGCACCACAGGGAGGTCAGCCAGCTGGCGAAACAGTTGGCCGAGCAGAAAATGAAGCCCGTGGCTCTTGCAGAGAGGAAGCCCAAGGCCCTGCGCATGCTGGAGCCGCGATTCGAGACCGTCTACGATGACAAGCGGCGACCCAAGATGtccaaggagaaggaggagcgcGCCAAGTTGCTGCACAAGATCAAGCGGGAAAAGAAGGGCGCCATCCGGGAGATTCGTCGCGACACGGCCTTCGTGCAGGAGCTCAAGctcaagcagcagctgcaaag CGACAAGGAGCGGCACGAGAAGGTCAAGCGCATCTACCAGGAGGCCTCCATGCAGCAGGGCGAGCTCAACGAGCTGGCCCGCTCGAAGAAGCGCAAAAAGTAG
- the P5cr-2 gene encoding pyrroline-5-carboxylate reductase 3 — MASIGKIGFLGGGNMAKALANGFLSAGLAKPSGMIASVHPADKASLQAFQALGVETVVQNAPVVEQAEVVFVSVKPQVVPAVLKEIKPLSRGKLFLSVAMGITLQTIESSLSPESRVIRVMPNIPAVVRSGCSVYVRGSQASDADAQITQRLLESVGTCEAVHESQLDTVTALSGSGPAYVFVMIEALADGAVHMGMPRDLAYRLAAQTVLGAGHMVRDSGMHPGQLKDSVTSPGGSTAAALRQLELSGFRAAVAGAVEQATLRCKQISGQQ, encoded by the exons ATGGCATCGATTGGAAAAATCGGATTCCTCGGGGGCGGTAACATGGCCAAGGCCTTGGCCAACGGATTCCTCTCAGCCG GTCTGGCCAAGCCGAGCGGAATGATTGCCAGTGTCCATCCCGCGGACAAGGCCTCCCTGCAGGCATTTCAGGCCTTGGGCGTGGAGACCGTCGTGCAGAACGCCCCCGTTGTGGAGCAGGCCGAGGTGGTCTTCGTGTCCGTCAAGCCGCAGGTGGTGCCAGCTGTGTTGAAGGAAATCAAGCCGCTCAGCCGCGGCAAGCTGTTCCTATCCGTTGCCATGGGCATCACCCTGCAGACGATCGAGTCCAGCCTGTCGCCGGAGTCGCGTGTGATCCGCGTGATGCCCAACATCCCGGCCGTGGTCCGCTCCGGCTGCTCGGTGTACGTGCGCGGCAGCCAAGCCAGCGATGCCGATGCCCAGATCACGCAGCGCCTCCTCGAATCGGTGGGCACCTGCGAGGCTGTGCACGAGTCACAGCTGGACACGGTCACGGCGCTGAGTGGCAGTGGGCCTGCCTACGTCTTTGTGATGATCGAGGCCCTGGCCGACGGCGCTGTTCACATGGGTATGCCGCGGGACCTGGCCTACCGACTGGCCGCGCAGACGGTCCTGGGCGCCGGGCATATGGTGCGGGACAGCGGCATGCATCCCGGGCAGCTGAAGGACAGCGTAACCAGTCCGGGGGGCTCAACGGCAGCGGCCCTGCGGCAGCTCGAGCTGTCAG GTTTCCGAGCAGCGGTTGCGGGCGCCGTGGAGCAGGCGACGCTGCGCTGCAAGCAGATCTCCGGCCAGCAGTAG
- the LOC6897093 gene encoding uncharacterized protein has product MNDSDSDDTSFHSFDGSELSDFFNVSSCSSDEDEVPLYSKNKSLRKLPPVPYELPSVEVFSLNRASSMLKESIESNTNRPDEAKEKNLPTDNSQNTQPECFWSPRKQFDLVLKSYFRHTKPVEEEYVSPFKPNMSIQPRPKESPLLKGLKKPIVLPAGYDLSALQVIKDPNHWAIRPGVRTGDIIK; this is encoded by the exons ATGAATGACTCCGACTCAGACGACACTTCCTTTCACTCCTTCGATGGaagcgagctgtccgatttcTTTAACGTTTCGTCGTGTAGCAGTGATGAAGATGAAGTTCCT CTGTATTCGAAGAATAAAAGTCTCCGAAAATTGCCTCCAGTGCCATATGAGTTGCCCAGTGTTGAGGTGTTCAGTTTGAATCGAGCCTCATCGATGTTGAAAGAAAGCATAGAATCCAACACCAACCGGCCTGATGAGGCCAAGGAAAAGAATTTGCCCACTGACAACTCCCAGAACACTCAGCCAGAGTGCTTTTGGTCGCCTCGTAAACAGTTTGATTTGGTCttgaaatcttatttccgtcACACCAAGCCTGTGGAGGAGGAATATGTGTCACCTTTTAAACCAAATATGTCAATACAGCCACGTCCAAAGGAATCACCGTTGCTGAAAGGTCTGAAGAAGCCAATTGTACTTCCTGCTGGCTATGACTTGAGCGCCTTACAAGTAATCAAGGATCCAAACCACTGGGCCATTCGCCCTGGCGTTCGTACTGGGGATATCATTAAATAG
- the LOC4801194 gene encoding ubiquitin-conjugating enzyme E2 J2: protein MTSSSAPGRKQPTAVSRMKQDYMRLKRDPLPYITAEPLPNNILEWHYCVKGPEDSPYYGGYYHGTLLFPREFPFKPPSIYMTTPNGRFKTNTRLCLSISDFHPDTWNPTWCVGTILTGLLSFMLESTPTLGSIESSNYDKQVFAQKSLAFNLRNTNFCELFPDIVEEIKQRLQGTQAASAGGAATASTSDASKRANGMANGGAALANPNQPANAAYIHDGANGIDGADALAREVANSVAPLLDSPRNSYLNWQSVYSNLVIVICFAIFALIVNYVIKNLNQE, encoded by the exons ATGACTTCGTCGTCCGCGCCTGGCCGTAAACAGCCCACGGCCGTGTCGCGCATGAAGCAGGACTATATGCGCCTGAAGCGCGATCCCTTGCCGTACATCACAGCCGAGCCGCTGCCCAACAACATACTGGAGTGGCATTACTGCGTGAAGGGGCCTGAGGACTCGCCCTACTATGGCGGCTACTACCACGGAACACTGTTGTTTCCACGCGAGTTCCCCTTCAAGCCGCCATCTATCTACATGACGACCCCAAACGGACGCTTCAAGACCAACACTCGACTGTGCTTGAGCATATCAG ACTTTCATCCGGACACCTGGAACCCCACTTGGTGTGTGGGCACCATTCTGACGGGTCTGTTAAGCTTCATG CTGGAAAGCACTCCAACTTTGGGTTCCATTGAGTCATCGAACTACGACAAGCAAGTGTTTGCTCAAAAGTCGCTAGCATTTAACCTCCGCAACACAAATTTCTGTGAGCTCTTTCCCGACATTGTCGAGGAGATAAAGCAGCGGCTACAGGGCACCCAGGCGGCATCAGCGGGTGGTGCTGCCACCGCATCCACATCGGACGCATCGAAGCGAGCCAATGGCATGGCCAACGGAGGAGCTGCGCTCGCCAATCCAaaccagccagccaacgcGGCCTACATTCACGATGGCGCGAACGGCATCGATGGCGCTGATGCTCTTGCCAGGGAGGTGGCCAATAGTGTAGCGCCATTGCTGGACAGCCCGCGCAATTCCTATCTGAATTGGCAGTCTGTCTATTCGAACCTGGTGATCGTCATCTGCTTTGCGATATTTGCCCTTATTGTTAATTACGTGATCAAAAACCTGAATCAGGAATAG